A window of Patescibacteria group bacterium genomic DNA:
CCGGGGAATTGGACAATATTTTAACTGAACTGGCGGATTTTTATGAGGGAGAGGTTAATAAAATAATGGACAACCTTCCTTCTATTATAGAGCCTTTGATCATTTTAGTTTTGGGTTGCGCGGTTGGAGGAATGGCCGTGGCGATTATTATGCCCATGTATTCTTTGGGTTCGGCCATTTAGCCGGAATAATTTTTGGCGACAGATTAAATTAACGAAATTTTTAAATGAATCAATGTATTTTTGAAAAAAGGCGGGGTTTTTCTTTGTTTGAAGTTTTGGCGATTTTAAGCATTATTATTCTTCTCTCGACCATCTCCATCCCTTATTTGAGGAAATACCAGCCCAATTTAAAACTTAACGCCGCGGCCCGTGGTTTAACCGCTGATTTGCGTTACGCCCAGCAGATGACTGTTACCGAGCAAGTTGTTTATTTAGTTGATTTTGATTTGGATAGCGACAGCTACCAGATTTTAAAAACTGGCGCGGCTACTTCTACCGTTAAGGCGGTTGAATTTGATAATGATGTAAGCTTTCAGCAAATTATTGATTTGCCGGATAACCAGGCAATTTTTAACTTTTACGGCGGCGTGAGCGAAGCCGGCCAGATTATTTTAGTCAATACTAACGGCAGAACCGCCACGATCAATGTTAAGCCGTCAGGATATGTGCAATTGGAGGAATAAATTTTTTGAATCGGATTCCCGCAATTTATAATTCGCCATAAATTATGAGTTTTAAAAAATTATTAAAACAACAAAAAGGCCTTTCTTTAATTGAAATTATGGTGGCTTTCAGTATTTTGGTTGTGGCCTTTATCGGTTTAGTCCAGGCGTTTCCTTTTGGTTTGTCCATAAACAAAGAGGCGGAAAATAATACTGTGGCCTCGTATTTGGCCCAGGAAAAAATTGAGGAGTTAACTTCTCTTGGCTATAGCGGCATAACTGCCGGGACGATTGAAGCTAAGCACCGGTTATCCGCGGATCCGGAAAATTATTTATATAATTACCAGAGAGAGACGATTGTGAGCTATGTTGACGGCAGTTTGAGCGAAGTTGAGCAGGATTTGGGGATGAAAAAAATTTCCGTTGCCATTTATTATATAAACGCTATATTTAAAACAGAAAAAAGTTATAATATTGCCACTCTCATAAGTAAAAAATAATCGTTTTGCCCTGCGCCGTTATCAAAGGCTTGGCAGAATGCGTTTTTGAAAAAAGAATTTTTATTTTCACTTTTAGTCCGAAGAGAACGGAGAATTTAAATAATTCAGATAATTAATTTCAGAGAATATGGACAAAAGAGCCAAAAACAAGCTTCAAAACGGCTTCACTATACTGGAAATATTAGTAAGCATTTCCTTGTTTACTTTTGCCATTATTTTGGTCAATTCAATGTATTCTTTGTCCCAGAGATCTTATAATAAGGGGGCTGCCAAAGGAGAATTGGCCCAAAACGCCAGGGTTTGCCTTGATCGAATGACTAGAGAATTGCGCCAGTCGGTTGATATAATCACCGCTTTGCCGGAAACCGCAGTTGACCCCCTAAATCCTCCGGCGGGAGAAATCTTTTTTCAAGACGGACACAATGCCGATCGCATAACTTATCTGCGTTATTATTTGAACGGCACCGATTTAAAAAGGTCTTATATTGTTTACTATTTTTCCAGCGAGCCAGATATATATGTTGTCTATAATAGCGTTGACCAAAACGGCTATCCGCCGGAAGAATTAATTGTCGAGGATCGGGTGGTTGGAGAATATTTTAACGGATTGCAATTTTGGGGAAGCGGGGGGTTAATTTATATTTCTTTGGATTTGGCGAAAAACCAAGATTCTTTCAATATAAACACCAGCGTTTTTAAGAGAAATTAATTATGTCTACGAATTACGAATACTTTACGAATACACGAATTCCCATTAAGACATTATCTTGTATTTGTAGATTTATGCTAACTCATAGTTCATAAGGAATAAATTTGGAATTTGGGTGAAATTATGAAACCGCAAGAGCTATATTTACTTAAGGAGGAAGAAATGAAAAATATATTTGAAACTGGAAAAAATAATAAAGGCGTCGCTTTGTTGATAACGATTTTGTTAATGTCCTTAATTTTGTTTTTGTCTTTTTATTTTCTAAATTTTTCTTTGACGGAAAAAAGGATTTCCAGAAGCCAGGCCTGGGGAGCAAAGACTTATTATTTGGCCGAAGCCGGAATCTCCGAAATGATTTGGCGTTTGAAAAATAATGACGAGTATAAAAACAACTTTGAAACTAATCCCAATTGGACCGCCGACTTTACCCGAGAAGATCCTTTTGGGGCCGGCAGCGGCTCTTATACCGTAACTATCTCAAATTCAAATTATGCTCATGGCGAAATCGTTTCCGTTGGCGCGATTGACATAGGCGATGGCAAAATCAGCCAGAGAATTATCAGAACCAGTGTTTATAAAGCCATGGGCCAGAGCGGGATAGAAGACAGCGCCGGCTATGCTGACGGAAATATTGACATCTCGGCCAGCATAGTAAATTTTTACAATGGCAGCGCCCATTCAAATAATAATTTTACTCTCAACGCGGGCAGCATCATTTTTGTGGACTCGGATCTCAAAGCCGTAAACAACTATCTCAAATCCTGGACATCAACTGCTGACATCAGGGGCGATATTTATGCCCACAACTATCCTCCGGCAGCCGGGCAAATCGCCATGCCCGCCGTTGATTTTGATTCCGATTCTCCCAATTCCTATAAAAATAAAGCTGATGTTGTTTATAGCCAAGCCGAGTTTGAGAATTTAATAAAAAATAACCAGAATTTGGTTCTAAATGACCCGATTACTTATGTTAACGGCGATGTTGAATTGCGCGGCGGCCAGAATTTAACAGTTAACGGCTTATTGGCAGTGGGCAGGGATTTTATTGTCGGGGACCGTTTTTGCCTAGGCTTGCGTTGCGGTTGGAGTTCTTTGACGGTTAATCACAGCGAAGGGCAGGCTGCCGGGATTTTAGCCAA
This region includes:
- a CDS encoding type II secretion system F family protein, with the translated sequence GELDNILTELADFYEGEVNKIMDNLPSIIEPLIILVLGCAVGGMAVAIIMPMYSLGSAI
- a CDS encoding GspH/FimT family protein; the protein is MNQCIFEKRRGFSLFEVLAILSIIILLSTISIPYLRKYQPNLKLNAAARGLTADLRYAQQMTVTEQVVYLVDFDLDSDSYQILKTGAATSTVKAVEFDNDVSFQQIIDLPDNQAIFNFYGGVSEAGQIILVNTNGRTATINVKPSGYVQLEE
- a CDS encoding prepilin-type N-terminal cleavage/methylation domain-containing protein; amino-acid sequence: MSFKKLLKQQKGLSLIEIMVAFSILVVAFIGLVQAFPFGLSINKEAENNTVASYLAQEKIEELTSLGYSGITAGTIEAKHRLSADPENYLYNYQRETIVSYVDGSLSEVEQDLGMKKISVAIYYINAIFKTEKSYNIATLISKK